Sequence from the Primulina huaijiensis isolate GDHJ02 unplaced genomic scaffold, ASM1229523v2 scaffold37775, whole genome shotgun sequence genome:
CATTAACCCGGTAGTCCTTCATCATCCATATAACTATTGTATCCCACGTACTGTACTCGCATAAACATAAGCAGTCCTGTAGAACGACCAGACTTCTCGAATCTGGGAAAATTCTTGGATATGGAGGAAGTGGGGAAAATGGTTCGAAAATTTCGGTTTCTAGatcaaaacaagaaatcaaatGGTGGCCATTGAAATCTTGTGCCAGCCAATGAAGATTTCCATTCAGGAAAACGCCCATGGAACTGCGAAGAGTTTGTATTGGATCGCCTAGCGCAACGCTTCTCCACGACCCTGTTCCTAGGGTATAAACCAGACACTCGACAGAATTCCCCTGAAGATTGGAACAGGACCTTGTTTCATGGTAATTATTCCAAATAACCTTGTACTGCCCACTTATCGAGCTTAACCCGAATCCGTAATGCGAATTGTAAGCATTCTGAACAACGAATTTAGGCTGGGGAAGAGCGATATACTCACGTGTGATTGGATTACATATGTAAAGAGAGTCGAGCCGCGTACTAAAGTCGCGCAAGAAAAGAAAACCATCAACGGAACCTTCAATCACTATTCTTGCATCAGGCGAGGTTATGAACGATCTGGGATCGAACTTTTTGACCAGATTATAGTGAAGATCGTGGTTTTGAAGCTCCAAAACGTCCTCAAATTCGATCACtttccataaatcttcctcttcaAATTGATGGGTTATTAGGCCGGGATTCGATAAAGAAAGATGGCATTTGGCAAACTCGGGAGCAGAGAGGATGTCAAGCCATCGCTTGCAGACGTGTTTGCAGATTACGATGGTTCGAATCGGAAGTCTTGAAAGAATACAGGCAATGATTTCTGATGGAAGACTATTCATCAAGAATTAATTGGTTGGTTCTGTTCTCTCGTATAGAGCTGGGGAATTTGTATGGTCTTTATTCCGAGGTTGATCCAGAGGAGATGAATTTACGAAgatgattataaaaaaaaaaaaaaaagatacaaaAAATCTCAATTTTATTCAAGATGTGAGATTTGAGTGATTCAAAAGAATTAATAGGGTTGAATCTTGAGGATACTTTTATGTGCTTTGACTTTGAAATAATCAACCAGTTTGATTCTTGGAAGTTGCATTCCAAATGTGCCGTTCGAGCAGCCGCCCGCGTGTTAACAGGAAAAGATCAAGAAGCCCACAACACAGAACATGCCCACAAATTACATGAGCTCAATCGATGACATAACAAGAAAAGTAAACCTCAAGTGTTAAAATCCATGAAAGAAGCTCGTGACAAATATTTTCGTAATTGTTTGTAGCTAACAGAAGGAATAACAATTGTTATGTATGTTATAACAAACATGTTAAGTGTCAAAATATTATTCTAtatgttaaataaaaatgtaCCCGAGACTCTGTAAATAGTAAGGACTATGAAATCCAATTCTTAAATTTTCTCTTTCGTTTCATTAACTCGCTACACACTGTTTATCTGACAGAGATGTATGCGTTTGGAATTTTTCATGTCAACAAAATCCGgtgaaatatttttacattcTCCCTTTATAACTCATTGGGAAGTTTGACCCTACACTTAGGATTTTGCTCCTAATGCTTTGATAAACAGCGGAAACTTAGGACAAAACGCGAATTTAGAGTCGAATTAATCATGACTATCATAatcgtaaaaaaaataaaaaaaatctcagtTACACATAAGTAAAAAGATGATAACAGCATAGAATTCGATATTGAAAGGGACAGTTTCATCATAAACGtatatgaaataaatatattgtgtgTATCAAAAGTTAGTGTTGTGCTatggtgttgtcaacacgagCGCACAACATGCAgcgaaaatttattttaaacacaCACGTAAACTTTAATGAATAAACACTGGATTTAAATACTTGTGCGATGTCTCATGACAAAAATTCACTACAAAATATGTAAATTGTTAAAACAAACGAAAACACTCTTCAatcaacactctgcgtcagtgttgttcttTGAGTGTTCCcaaattatattgaataataTCTATATCTAGGGAAACAAATCTTATCGAATAATCAAGTTAATTTAAATTAGTCtagaaatacaaaa
This genomic interval carries:
- the LOC140968763 gene encoding F-box protein At3g07870-like, producing MNSLPSEIIACILSRLPIRTIVICKHVCKRWLDILSAPEFAKCHLSLSNPGLITHQFEEEDLWKVIEFEDVLELQNHDLHYNLVKKFDPRSFITSPDARIVIEGSVDGFLFLRDFSTRLDSLYICNPITREYIALPQPKFVVQNAYNSHYGFGLSSISGQYKVIWNNYHETRSCSNLQGNSVECLVYTLGTGSWRSVALGDPIQTLRSSMGVFLNGNLHWLAQDFNGHHLISCFDLETEIFEPFSPLPPYPRIFPDSRSLVVLQDCLCLCEYSTWDTIVIWMMKDYRVNESWSQQYVIPIMFRTTCETMYPIKVFKDGDILILWEDFELFFYSNKSKSTQKVDAFEMVHYSGWTEATLHTSSFVSLKSFCVENVGIF